The genomic region GGTTAGTGCCTTTTCTTTCTGAAAAAATTTCGGAATTGATTAAATAAGTAAATTAAATTTCCAACACGAATATATATAAACATATTCGTTCATATAATTACTGGCTATAATGTTATTAAAATTTTAGCTAAAAAAATGACACGACTTTTAATCCTTGGCACCCTGATTGCTTTATCGACGGCTCAATTTCAACCTACTGGAAGAATTTTAGAACCACCAGTTCCGGCGCTTTGTGCTCAAAGTAAGTATAATAATTTTTTGTTATTATAACAGACAATTTTATTATGCTTACGATTTTCCATATATCATTAACAGAATATCTTCCTTATTATATCATTTATAGATGTGATTGATTCTGACAAAAAAAGAGTAGATACAGTAAAAGTAGAAAACGATCTTTCTCTTAGAACTGACATTATTACTACATTTAATGTAATTAGCCTTAGTAACATTCTTTCCTCTTTCTCCTGATTGTTGTGTTGTCTACGAAATGTACTTTCATTATACTACAATCGAACATTCTTCTCGACATTCGTGAAAGTGGCTTGTACAATTAAGATTCATTGAAGGAATCTTACATTTAAACCGTGACTGTAATATTCAAAATAACAGCTGCCACCGATGTAACTTTCTCTTGAAAAAAAAAGTAATGTTATTGTTACGAATAAGGATTGAACTTACAAATTTCGAAATATTAAAACATTTCAGTAAATGCAAAATATGAAAAATGCAATCCCATTATAATTACTAAGGTGTAAtactataaaattacatagttaATTAATCGTAAAATTGATTATAAAATAGATTTAACTAGAACACACTTTTTATGAAAGCAGtaagtatattatattattgaatattttaattaatttaaatcTGCTCTAACAAATTTTCAGAACACTTGCTAGAAACTTGATCGACAGAATGAGTGTAGATTTAATACAGAATATTTCATTTCGTATCATGCCGGTAGATCCTACTCTTATTCAGAACACAAGCTTATTAATGTAAATCATCAAAATTTAcacaatttattaaaattttcgGTTTATTAAGATTTCTGGACgatcgaaataaaaataaagaaatGGGAAGAGGAGGTGGAGGATGGAATCAACAAATTCAAAGCTTTATCTTTACGTATTGCCCAGTTAATGCTACTCGTATTTTTATTTAACTTATAAATATCCTATAAATATGCCAGACACTTAATTCTTAATAGTTGATGACGACAACTTTTACAGCGCAAACTATTATTAGTAATATCTGGATAGATAGCATTCAATATGTTGAAAACATGCACAGCTTTTAGTGTATCATACCGAAAGTTTTTTATCAATATCTCAAAAAGTAATACAAATATCCGAAGTTGAAATTTTTAATCTAAACCCCACCGCTTCTCTTTTGTCACTTTTCCAAATTTTACATCGGTCAGCAACCAGAGTTTTTCGGAACTGCGGGCGATAAAATTTTGAATTTATATATCACTCTCTTTCTCACGCCACCTTTCAAATTTTATGTTGGCCGACTATCATCGCTTCAATTCGGAAGAAcgtaatattaatttttacaattaaattattataatattaaaaattaaaaattgaataacTTGTAATGTTTTAGGAACTATTCATGAACGTTTTAATAACAAAGGTTATTACTATTCGTGGGCTGACCCAAGAACAAGCGGACAAGAACTTGATTGGTTAGCAGGCAGAAATTTTTGTAGACAAAGATGTATGGATCTTGTTTCCCTGGAAACTTCTGCAGAGAATGAATTTATTAAAAGCCGCATTGTTCAAAGTATTACGAAATTCGACTGTATAAATTATAAAAACATAGACATAAAATAAAGTATAATGAAGTATATTTTTAGATAATGTGAAATATATTTGGACATCTGGTCGTCTTTGCGATTTCAAAGGATGTGATAGACCTGACCTTCAACCTCTTCATATTAATGGTTGGTTCTGGACTGCAGAATTACAAAAACTTGCACCAACAACTGATCGTTCTCAGAATGATTGGTCTGAAAGTGGAGGGTAAATATACACATCTCTTTTTCTATTACCAATATATTAAAATAAGtataaaataattacaaatttttacagctaagAATATTATGTTTATCTTATATTTTTGTACTTTGAAACCTATTAAAGTTGATCATCATACTAAAAGTAACTAATGCTAATTTTAGTACTTATTAGTATTTTGTTTATAGCAAATGTCAGGATATTTATTTTCAGAATACAATTTACATTattcattaattatttatttactcAAAACAATTTTATTTTCAGCATTGGAAAACCACAACCTGATAATCGTGAAGCTATACAACAAGGAGGTGCTCCAGAAAATTGTTTAGCTGTACTGAATCAATTTTATAATGATGGGGTAAATTGGCATGATGTTGCTTGTCACCATAAGAAACCATGGGTGTGCGAAGATAACGAATCTTTATTAAGATATGTTCGTTTTTCCAATCCTCTTATTCGAACTTAAACAAAACATATAGACATAATTATTATACTcttattatataaattataattatatttatttgattCTTTTTATATGagttcatatacttttatatatatatatatatttattgatAATACTATAGTAGTATTTTAGACAGCACAGTTATTTTATAAAGATTCTAGAAGTACCTGCTTTCGAGGCCATCGAGATGTCCGAAAAACGTATGTTAATGTCATACAAATATCTTACATTAAAATATCTGGAGACATTTTATTTTGTCGTACTCTAGTTATGAATCGAATTTTAAAAGACGTTCTATAAACGTCTATACGATATCGTAATGTTATTGTAGCTTAAATTCTTTTATTTTGTAATTCATATGTATTACTTTTAGTATTTAGGTTTATTTCAAAAGTGATGGACTTGGAATGGCTCATATCAAACATTATGTCTTCTGAATATTCTATGCCGTTTTTATAATATGTATAACTGAACGTTATCTGAAAGTGAATTAAATTATCCTAAATCTGTGCGGGAAGCGACCGTCGCCAACGTTTCGTGTACAGAACGATCACGGCTAATGAGAACTTATATGACAACCCTCATATGTGACAACGTTTACATAACAAGCACGTAATAATTAATTTAGGCCAAGAAGATGAAGATCTTTTTCTGGTGCAACTATGATTATGATCTAACATTGATTATGTCTTAGCCTTTTTTCTTGGTACAAATATAGCTACAACTTAATATACAGTGGTTATCTGCTTTCTCTCGCTTCTCCAAGTGGATGAGAAGTAATTTTTACTTTAAAAATAGTACCCAATAATTCGCCTTAAGTGAGGAACATAATGGATATTGAGATATGGTGGTTTGTCATTAGTGTACTCTATGACAGATTCCGTCGCAATTCTAGCAGAGATTGCTCTGATAAACCTCAGCAATATACATCTGCTGAATATGTTTAATTTTCAGACACTGATAATATTGCTGTGGGTGGGTCCTAAAAGATCTTGACCTCGGTTGAGGTCCAGTCTAGCAATAGCAATGGTCATTGCGTGTAATGTTTATTAAGGTTCAAGTGGAAAGATCAAATATTTCCATTCTTAATATTTCTCTCATTTATAGTCACTTATTTCAAAAATTTTCATCTTATATTCACATACCTGAAGAAGTCAAATAGTAAAGGCCTTTAGTTGCTTTGGTATCTTGCTCAAGCTTAGAAACCGTGAGCAGAAATTCCGTACTTCTAAGATGTGCTTCCTCAATTTCTATCTCTGCTAATTTTACTTTTTGCATAATAAAAGTTTTACTTTAGGGTAGGTATATGAATTCTCAAACAGCAAGCT from Xylocopa sonorina isolate GNS202 chromosome 2, iyXylSono1_principal, whole genome shotgun sequence harbors:
- the LOC143432773 gene encoding L-selectin; this translates as MTRLLILGTLIALSTAQFQPTGRILEPPVPALCAQRTIHERFNNKGYYYSWADPRTSGQELDWLAGRNFCRQRCMDLVSLETSAENEFIKSRIVQNNVKYIWTSGRLCDFKGCDRPDLQPLHINGWFWTAELQKLAPTTDRSQNDWSESGGIGKPQPDNREAIQQGGAPENCLAVLNQFYNDGVNWHDVACHHKKPWVCEDNESLLRYVRFSNPLIRT